From one Deltaproteobacteria bacterium genomic stretch:
- a CDS encoding PEGA domain-containing protein: MGRLVVAGLALVGLVTPVRPASAEELPQLAVMDLKGGGVSEDLVSVVSASVARAARDTEAFSVISGADIRALLSLEAQKQLCGVDSESCLAEIGGALGADYMIQGGLKKVGEQTILDLVLMEVAKAKVLNRVSRTVKGDAGGLIDEVPNATVQLLSKALEGRLGSLIISVSEPGSSVKIDGRIVGVSPLGEQKVPAGVHLVEVEKTGFITAKEQVVVKVDETVARGVQMVPSPDFLESYAKSAKRMRLGAWISAGATVVALGAGGYFHLKADATAADFKEQRDLYNQTRDRETYDALSALRF, translated from the coding sequence ATGGGACGTCTCGTCGTGGCCGGCCTCGCGCTGGTCGGTCTGGTGACGCCGGTGCGGCCGGCCTCCGCCGAGGAGCTGCCGCAGCTCGCGGTGATGGATCTCAAGGGCGGCGGCGTCTCCGAGGATCTCGTGAGCGTGGTCAGCGCCTCGGTCGCGCGCGCCGCGAGGGACACCGAGGCCTTCTCGGTCATCAGCGGCGCCGACATCCGGGCGCTCCTCTCCCTCGAGGCCCAGAAGCAGCTCTGCGGCGTCGACTCGGAGAGCTGCCTGGCCGAGATCGGCGGCGCGCTGGGCGCCGACTACATGATCCAGGGCGGCCTCAAGAAGGTCGGCGAGCAGACCATCCTCGATCTCGTCCTGATGGAGGTCGCCAAGGCCAAGGTGCTCAACCGCGTCAGCCGCACGGTCAAGGGCGACGCGGGCGGCCTCATCGACGAGGTCCCGAACGCCACGGTGCAGCTCCTCTCCAAGGCCCTCGAGGGGCGCCTGGGCTCCCTGATCATCTCGGTGAGCGAGCCCGGCTCGTCGGTGAAGATCGACGGCCGGATCGTCGGGGTCAGCCCCCTGGGCGAGCAGAAGGTCCCGGCCGGCGTGCACCTCGTCGAGGTGGAGAAGACCGGCTTCATCACCGCCAAGGAGCAGGTGGTCGTGAAGGTGGACGAGACCGTCGCCCGTGGCGTGCAGATGGTGCCCTCGCCCGACTTCCTCGAGTCCTACGCCAAGTCGGCGAAGCGGATGCGGCTCGGCGCCTGGATCTCGGCGGGCGCGACGGTGGTCGCCCTCGGGGCCGGCGGGTACTTCCACCTCAAGGCGGACGCGACCGCGGCCGACTTCAAGGAGCAGCGCGACCTCTACAACCAGACCCGCGACCGGGAGACCTACGATGCGCTCTCGGCCCTGCGCTTCTGA
- a CDS encoding decaprenyl-phosphate phosphoribosyltransferase translates to MLIALLRALRPTHWSKNAFVLAPLLFARRWEDGPSVQLALLALGLWCAAASAVYLFNDVRDREEDRLHPLKKLRPVAAGALPVPVALGAAALLAAGALLLGWLFLAPTVGVGLGAYLLLNLAYSLHLKKIPYLDVSMVAAGFVLRVFTGAVAIAVPASPWLLTCAAGLALFLALAKRRAELARTRETDASARKAVQSYDLGRLDLLCRVMALVNTVAYGAYGISPTTVSHIGDARMALTLPFVALGHWRYLHLLKKGEGEDPTRLARKDPFLLCITLGWVIACALLLAL, encoded by the coding sequence GTGCTGATCGCGCTGCTGCGGGCCCTCCGGCCGACCCACTGGTCCAAGAACGCCTTCGTGCTGGCGCCCCTGCTCTTCGCGCGGCGCTGGGAGGACGGCCCCTCGGTCCAGCTGGCGCTGCTCGCCCTGGGGCTCTGGTGTGCCGCGGCCAGCGCCGTCTACCTCTTCAACGACGTCCGGGACCGCGAGGAGGATCGGCTCCACCCGCTGAAGAAGCTGCGCCCGGTGGCCGCTGGCGCCCTGCCGGTCCCCGTGGCCCTCGGCGCGGCCGCCCTGCTGGCCGCGGGCGCCCTGCTCCTGGGCTGGCTCTTCCTGGCGCCCACGGTGGGGGTCGGGCTCGGGGCCTACCTCCTCTTGAACCTGGCCTACAGCCTCCACCTCAAGAAGATCCCCTACCTCGACGTCTCGATGGTGGCCGCCGGCTTCGTCCTGCGGGTCTTCACCGGCGCCGTCGCCATCGCGGTGCCGGCCTCGCCCTGGCTCCTCACCTGCGCCGCGGGCCTGGCGCTCTTCCTCGCCCTGGCCAAGCGCCGGGCCGAGCTGGCCCGGACCCGGGAGACCGACGCCTCGGCCCGCAAGGCCGTGCAGTCCTACGATCTGGGCCGCCTCGACCTGCTCTGCCGGGTGATGGCCCTGGTGAACACCGTGGCCTATGGGGCCTACGGCATCTCCCCCACCACCGTCTCCCACATCGGTGACGCGCGGATGGCCCTCACCCTCCCCTTCGTGGCCCTGGGGCACTGGCGCTACCTCCACCTCCTGAAGAAGGGCGAGGGCGAGGATCCCACCCGCCTGGCCCGCAAGGATCCCTTCCTCCTCTGCATCACCCTGGGCTGGGTGATCGCCTGCGCTCTTCTCCTCGCGCTCTGA
- a CDS encoding MoxR family ATPase has protein sequence MSTETEAKHAPEAVRRILEGQGYVADTRTATVAYLAGALDRPLLIEGPAGVGKTELGVALAAAEGRELIRLQCYEGLDESKAVYEWAYGKQLLYVELLKDRLEEVTEGATSLAEAARRVGELDDVFFSERFLLPRPLLRAIRCEGPALLLIDEVDKAEPEFEALLLEVLADFALSIPEVGTVKATRRPRVVLTSNDSRELSDALRRRCLHLFLDFPTPEREEEILRSRIPGLEAGLAASIAAHVARIRTLDLRKLPSVAETIEWARALLLLGGDALEPQLVRDTLDVLLKHEEDRDQVVSLKIG, from the coding sequence GTGAGCACCGAGACCGAGGCGAAGCACGCCCCAGAGGCGGTGCGCCGGATCCTGGAGGGGCAGGGCTACGTCGCCGACACCCGGACCGCGACCGTGGCCTACCTCGCCGGGGCCCTGGACCGGCCGCTCCTGATCGAGGGACCGGCGGGGGTCGGGAAGACCGAGCTGGGGGTGGCCCTGGCCGCCGCCGAGGGGCGCGAGCTGATCCGCCTGCAGTGCTACGAGGGCCTCGACGAGTCCAAGGCCGTCTACGAGTGGGCCTACGGGAAGCAGCTCCTCTACGTCGAGCTCCTCAAGGACCGGCTCGAGGAGGTCACCGAGGGGGCCACCAGCCTCGCGGAGGCCGCCCGCCGCGTGGGTGAGCTCGACGACGTCTTCTTCTCCGAGCGCTTCCTGTTGCCGCGGCCCCTGCTCCGGGCGATCCGCTGCGAGGGTCCGGCGCTGCTCCTCATCGACGAGGTGGACAAGGCCGAGCCCGAGTTCGAGGCGCTGCTCCTCGAGGTCCTGGCCGACTTCGCCCTCTCGATCCCGGAGGTGGGGACGGTGAAGGCGACCCGGCGGCCCAGGGTCGTGCTCACCTCCAACGACAGCCGGGAGCTCTCCGACGCCCTACGCCGGCGCTGCCTGCACCTCTTCCTCGACTTCCCCACGCCCGAGCGCGAGGAGGAGATCCTTCGCTCGCGGATCCCCGGGCTCGAGGCGGGCCTCGCGGCGAGCATCGCGGCCCACGTCGCCCGCATCCGGACCCTCGATCTGCGCAAGCTCCCCTCGGTGGCCGAGACCATCGAGTGGGCCCGCGCGCTGCTCCTCCTCGGCGGCGACGCCCTCGAGCCTCAGCTGGTTCGTGACACCCTCGACGTGCTGCTGAAGCACGAGGAGGATCGCGACCAGGTCGTCAGCCTGAAGATCGGCTAG